The Deltaproteobacteria bacterium genome has a segment encoding these proteins:
- a CDS encoding ComF family protein, with amino-acid sequence MRTRIERPAAVAAPMIRSARVFLNLLLPPRCPLCGEGEKSASGVPLCEKCISSLRRVEGPRCPTCGRLLPEPSLLEMNPRFRCGECRPGPPLLDAVQTLFLFQGALREAVHLFKYSGYWKLGRGLIDFRLKELLPALTEVEGVLPVPLHSSRLRNRGFNQATVLARAVSEGLSVPLLLGQLVRLKGGRPQVGLHPKERRRNIRGCFTVLSGEAIRGRHLLIVDDVLTTGATAQECARTLKNAGAETVRFLALAGAFME; translated from the coding sequence ATGAGAACGCGCATTGAAAGACCGGCTGCCGTTGCGGCACCCATGATCCGGAGTGCCCGGGTCTTTCTCAATCTGCTCCTGCCCCCCCGGTGCCCCCTCTGCGGGGAGGGGGAAAAATCCGCCTCGGGGGTTCCTCTTTGTGAAAAATGTATCTCTTCTCTTCGCAGGGTGGAAGGCCCCCGCTGTCCTACCTGCGGACGGCTTCTGCCGGAACCTTCTCTCCTCGAAATGAATCCGCGTTTTCGTTGCGGGGAGTGCCGCCCCGGTCCGCCTCTCCTCGATGCCGTTCAAACCCTCTTCCTGTTTCAGGGGGCCCTGCGGGAGGCGGTTCACCTATTTAAATATTCCGGATACTGGAAACTGGGCCGCGGGCTGATCGATTTCCGGCTGAAAGAGCTGCTGCCGGCGCTTACGGAGGTGGAGGGTGTTCTGCCGGTCCCGCTTCATTCGTCACGTCTTCGCAACCGTGGTTTCAACCAGGCCACGGTGTTGGCGCGGGCGGTGTCGGAAGGGCTCTCTGTTCCTTTGCTCCTGGGGCAACTCGTTCGTCTGAAAGGCGGGCGGCCGCAGGTCGGCCTTCATCCAAAGGAGCGGAGACGTAATATCCGGGGCTGTTTTACCGTTCTTTCGGGGGAAGCGATCCGTGGACGGCATCTGCTCATTGTCGATGATGTCTTGACCACCGGTGCAACGGCGCAGGAGTGTGCGCGAACTTTGAAGAATGCGGGAGCGGAAACGGTCCGGTTTTTAGCCCTGGCCGGAGCCTTCATGGAATAA
- the rsfS gene encoding ribosome silencing factor: MDSQRIAGLSAGAGLEKKALDLEILDLSAITVFADYFVIMSGTSTRQVKAIAEEIEETLSRHKVEPDHIEGEAEGRWILMDYGNTLVHVFLEETRTYYNLERLWGDAPRLTPEDFRADASTEA, encoded by the coding sequence ATCGACAGTCAACGTATCGCAGGGCTCAGTGCCGGGGCGGGTCTGGAGAAGAAAGCTCTTGATCTCGAAATTCTGGATCTGTCCGCCATCACGGTTTTTGCCGATTATTTCGTCATCATGAGCGGGACTTCCACCCGGCAGGTCAAGGCAATCGCTGAAGAGATTGAAGAGACACTCTCCCGTCACAAGGTGGAGCCGGACCATATCGAGGGAGAGGCCGAGGGGAGATGGATCCTTATGGACTACGGGAATACACTCGTCCACGTCTTTCTGGAAGAGACCCGGACATATTACAACCTGGAACGGCTCTGGGGAGATGCCCCGCGTCTGACTCCGGAGGACTTCCGGGCGGACGCCTCAACGGAGGCATAG
- a CDS encoding tetratricopeptide repeat protein, with product MFTRLFIGMFFLIIAMLYLSSLNPATIQFHPAPGVTFPIYTSLLILSSMGLGAFLVMIGVALRDTRRSVIGWREQGRLKKKEKIMDLYRRGVNDLLSKKREEALKSFKKILEWEPENVDVLLRIGEVCRYNGNFKEAIRYHGKARALSPRNLIILFALAKDLRRCDRFEEAAEIYRMILKIDPRNVSAFHKLRAYYEREQAWEKVWELQKGYWGLKKDVDEQKRLHYYQLMRLKRLDPERESDRLLKGYMELIKADKTFVAAYLELGDLYRREGKDDEALKVWKKGFRETGAVVFLEEFDEFYRKHEDPAGIIKIYKQAVSRFPDSPVYKFLLGKFYYRLEMIDDALEVFEGLSRQGVQSPILHQILGDIYTKRGRLSEAIEEFKHSVNFVRPVFAPYACEDCGHERKKWTPRCDACGSLKGFSISLSRPELPAGRSTRVPHA from the coding sequence ATGTTTACCCGCCTGTTCATCGGAATGTTCTTTCTGATCATCGCCATGCTTTATCTTTCCAGTCTGAATCCGGCGACGATCCAGTTTCATCCGGCGCCGGGCGTGACCTTCCCGATCTATACCAGCCTGCTTATTCTCAGCTCCATGGGGTTGGGGGCCTTTCTCGTCATGATCGGGGTGGCCCTTCGGGATACCCGCCGCAGTGTGATCGGTTGGCGGGAACAGGGGCGATTAAAGAAGAAAGAGAAGATCATGGATCTCTATCGACGGGGAGTGAATGATCTGCTCAGCAAAAAGCGGGAGGAGGCCCTGAAGAGTTTCAAAAAGATCCTTGAATGGGAACCGGAGAATGTGGATGTTCTTCTGCGGATCGGCGAGGTCTGCCGTTACAACGGGAATTTCAAGGAGGCCATCCGGTATCACGGCAAGGCCCGCGCCCTGTCTCCGCGAAACCTGATCATTCTTTTTGCCTTGGCCAAGGACCTGCGACGGTGCGACCGGTTTGAAGAGGCCGCGGAGATTTACCGGATGATCCTGAAGATCGATCCCCGGAATGTGAGTGCATTCCATAAATTACGTGCTTACTACGAGCGGGAGCAGGCCTGGGAGAAGGTCTGGGAATTGCAGAAAGGCTACTGGGGCTTGAAAAAGGACGTCGACGAGCAGAAACGTCTTCATTATTATCAGTTGATGCGGTTAAAGCGGCTCGATCCCGAACGCGAGTCCGATCGATTGCTGAAGGGGTATATGGAATTGATCAAGGCGGACAAGACCTTTGTTGCGGCCTACCTTGAATTAGGGGATCTTTACCGAAGAGAGGGAAAGGACGACGAGGCACTCAAGGTCTGGAAGAAAGGATTCCGGGAGACCGGTGCCGTCGTCTTTCTGGAAGAGTTCGATGAATTCTATCGAAAACACGAAGATCCGGCAGGGATTATCAAGATCTACAAGCAGGCGGTCTCCCGTTTTCCCGACAGTCCGGTCTACAAGTTTCTCTTGGGGAAATTTTACTATCGCCTGGAGATGATTGATGATGCCCTGGAGGTTTTCGAAGGGCTTTCCCGGCAGGGTGTGCAGTCCCCCATCCTGCATCAGATCCTGGGGGATATCTATACAAAGCGGGGGAGGCTTTCGGAGGCGATTGAAGAATTCAAGCACTCCGTGAATTTTGTGCGGCCTGTTTTCGCGCCTTATGCCTGTGAGGATTGTGGCCATGAGCGGAAGAAATGGACGCCCCGTTGCGATGCCTGCGGCTCGCTGAAGGGATTTTCTATTTCTCTTTCCCGCCCGGAATTGCCGGCCGGACGGAGTACGCGGGTTCCTCATGCCTGA
- the nadD gene encoding nicotinate-nucleotide adenylyltransferase gives MRVGIFGGTFNPVHIGHLITAETLHQDFALDRILFVPSARPPHKPSPGLIGTEHRTAMVRLAIAGNPAFELSTVEIDRQGTSYSVQTVEALRHSLGEGGELYFILGIDAFLDLATWHRPERLLRLCHFIVNSRPGFSFAEASRVLAGTFGISSNEGVSQAALPGGHTLFFAEVPLLAISSTKIRTALAGGRSVKYLLPEPVESYILLHHLYIQSQ, from the coding sequence ATGCGGGTCGGTATTTTCGGCGGGACCTTCAATCCCGTTCATATCGGTCACCTGATAACGGCGGAAACCCTTCACCAGGATTTTGCACTGGACCGGATCCTCTTTGTTCCCTCCGCCCGTCCCCCGCACAAGCCCTCTCCCGGACTGATCGGTACGGAACACCGGACGGCCATGGTCCGCCTGGCGATTGCGGGGAATCCAGCTTTTGAACTTTCCACGGTCGAGATTGACCGTCAGGGGACCTCCTACTCCGTGCAGACCGTTGAAGCCCTGCGACACTCCCTGGGGGAGGGGGGGGAACTTTATTTCATCCTGGGGATCGATGCCTTTCTCGATCTTGCGACCTGGCATCGACCCGAACGGCTGCTCCGGCTCTGCCATTTCATTGTCAATTCCCGCCCCGGGTTTTCCTTTGCCGAGGCCTCCCGCGTCCTTGCCGGCACCTTCGGGATTTCTTCCAACGAAGGTGTATCACAGGCGGCCCTTCCCGGAGGGCATACCCTCTTTTTTGCCGAGGTTCCTCTTCTGGCGATCTCCTCCACGAAGATTCGGACCGCCCTTGCCGGGGGTCGTTCGGTGAAATACCTCTTGCCGGAGCCTGTTGAATCGTATATACTTTTGCATCATTTGTATATCCAATCGCAGTGA
- a CDS encoding 23S rRNA (pseudouridine(1915)-N(3))-methyltransferase RlmH, producing the protein MKIRLVSIGKGEDEFVRIGAGRFLKRIRRYHLLEEVRLKEVKAGKGAEILRVIRLEGERILKVLDPRDRVCVLDVAGEEISSEGFAEFLENELRRPGRSLTFVIGGAEGLSPEVRSRADRRLSLSQMTLTHELARLILLEQIYRGFTILKGKRYHR; encoded by the coding sequence GTGAAGATTCGTCTCGTCTCCATCGGCAAGGGAGAGGATGAGTTCGTGCGGATCGGTGCCGGGCGTTTCCTGAAGCGGATCCGGCGCTACCACCTCCTCGAAGAGGTCCGCTTAAAAGAAGTCAAGGCCGGGAAAGGGGCGGAAATTCTCCGGGTTATCCGGTTGGAGGGAGAGCGGATTCTGAAGGTTCTTGATCCTCGTGACCGGGTCTGCGTCCTTGATGTGGCCGGGGAGGAGATCTCCTCGGAGGGTTTTGCCGAATTTCTGGAGAACGAGTTGCGCCGTCCGGGGCGGAGTCTGACCTTTGTAATCGGCGGCGCCGAAGGTCTTTCCCCGGAGGTGCGGTCGAGGGCCGACCGGAGGCTTTCTCTGTCGCAGATGACCTTGACACATGAATTGGCCCGCCTGATCCTTCTGGAACAGATCTACCGGGGATTCACCATTCTGAAGGGAAAACGGTATCACCGGTAA
- a CDS encoding DUF4388 domain-containing protein — protein MGLTGEIKTMPLTDLLQWIETTRKSGIVECRAGTEWKKIFFQEGQIIFASSARESEKLGQHLIRQERIRESDLIGCLHENEQTGKKLTQILEDRGLISHDDLYGEVVILIKEILFDLFLWEEGLFQFRDRELPDSMISPLALKTGQVLFEVLNRIDENRRDGILPEKGATAGPTKSTGIKVKGRIIFKVDDKKFTLPGAYEKREIPSFRKDEEAEGNKD, from the coding sequence ATGGGGCTGACGGGGGAAATTAAAACCATGCCGCTCACCGATCTGCTGCAGTGGATCGAAACGACGCGAAAATCGGGAATTGTGGAATGCCGTGCCGGCACGGAGTGGAAGAAGATCTTCTTTCAGGAAGGACAGATCATCTTTGCATCTTCGGCACGGGAGTCGGAAAAACTCGGTCAGCACCTCATCCGGCAGGAACGGATCAGGGAGTCCGACCTGATCGGCTGCCTTCATGAAAATGAACAGACGGGCAAGAAGTTGACTCAGATCCTTGAAGACCGCGGTCTCATCTCCCACGACGACCTGTACGGGGAGGTCGTCATCCTGATCAAGGAGATTCTCTTTGATCTTTTTCTCTGGGAGGAAGGACTCTTCCAGTTTCGGGACCGGGAACTCCCCGACTCCATGATCAGCCCGCTGGCCCTGAAAACAGGTCAGGTCTTGTTCGAGGTCTTAAACCGGATCGATGAAAACCGGCGGGACGGCATCCTGCCCGAGAAAGGAGCTACTGCCGGGCCAACGAAGTCGACAGGGATCAAGGTGAAGGGACGGATCATCTTCAAGGTGGATGATAAAAAGTTTACCCTACCCGGAGCTTATGAAAAAAGAGAGATCCCGAGCTTTCGGAAAGACGAGGAAGCCGAAGGAAATAAAGATTAG
- a CDS encoding response regulator — translation MSADTQDVQMTAKIMIVDDEFYISRSLAFMLEKEGFDCSTATDGEEALEMVSQEKPDIIFLDINMPNKNGYEVCQEIKQNADTRDIVIIMLTAKGQVEFEEKSFKAGADDFLLKPYDPNLVMAMIAKHLNS, via the coding sequence ATGAGTGCCGATACTCAGGATGTGCAGATGACCGCAAAGATCATGATCGTTGACGACGAATTTTATATCTCCCGTTCTCTGGCCTTTATGCTGGAAAAGGAAGGCTTCGATTGCTCGACGGCAACCGACGGTGAGGAGGCCCTGGAAATGGTCTCCCAGGAGAAACCGGATATCATTTTTCTCGATATCAATATGCCGAACAAGAACGGTTATGAGGTCTGTCAGGAGATCAAGCAGAATGCCGATACCCGGGATATTGTGATCATCATGCTGACGGCCAAGGGGCAGGTGGAATTCGAGGAGAAGAGCTTCAAGGCTGGCGCTGACGACTTCCTCCTGAAACCCTACGATCCGAATCTGGTAATGGCCATGATTGCCAAACACCTCAATAGTTGA
- a CDS encoding HDOD domain-containing protein has translation METMGHIPCHAPDKIKLLVEKIDQLPTLPGILGNVLTVTDDPDATARDLEMAIIHDPPISAKVVAFANSPYYGFQRHVVDLGSAISLIGFNAVKNITIGLSVFSCFHDPYSPLSTRVNAIYLHSFAVGFAADRFAQISHRCDRGPAFLGGLLHDIGKMVLIKLLDLNYNNILEIARDKQTEIRQIEREVLGLDHADAGAWLVETWGLPDIFVRAIQDHHFPGDTTDPLAKLLTLADLTIRRMGIGNGGNPCEPVIEDDLLGDLDLTEEHLAYTIRMVEESKATIVEMSHP, from the coding sequence GTGGAGACAATGGGTCACATCCCGTGTCACGCCCCGGACAAAATCAAGCTGTTGGTCGAAAAAATCGATCAATTGCCGACGCTGCCCGGTATTCTCGGAAATGTTTTGACCGTTACCGATGATCCCGATGCCACGGCGAGGGATCTGGAAATGGCCATTATCCATGATCCTCCAATCTCCGCCAAGGTAGTCGCCTTCGCGAACTCACCCTACTATGGATTTCAGCGGCATGTCGTCGATCTGGGTAGTGCGATCTCCCTCATTGGGTTCAACGCCGTGAAAAATATCACCATCGGACTTTCCGTCTTCTCCTGTTTCCATGACCCCTACAGCCCGTTATCGACCCGGGTTAATGCGATTTATCTTCACTCTTTTGCGGTTGGTTTTGCAGCGGACCGGTTTGCCCAAATCAGCCATCGTTGTGACCGTGGACCGGCCTTTTTGGGAGGGTTGCTCCATGACATCGGAAAGATGGTGCTGATTAAACTGCTGGATCTGAACTACAATAATATCCTCGAAATTGCCCGGGACAAACAGACCGAGATCCGGCAGATTGAACGGGAAGTTTTAGGGCTGGATCATGCTGATGCCGGGGCGTGGCTGGTTGAGACCTGGGGTCTGCCGGACATCTTTGTAAGGGCCATTCAGGACCATCATTTTCCCGGAGATACCACCGATCCGCTGGCAAAGCTTTTGACTCTGGCCGATCTGACCATCCGGCGGATGGGAATCGGGAACGGTGGGAATCCCTGCGAACCCGTTATTGAGGACGACCTGTTGGGGGATCTTGACTTGACGGAAGAACATCTTGCATACACGATCCGGATGGTGGAAGAATCGAAGGCGACGATCGTGGAAATGAGCCATCCGTAA
- a CDS encoding 2,3-bisphosphoglycerate-independent phosphoglycerate mutase, translating into MPEHPVNSTTPLMLMILDGWGYRESTDYNAVRKAETPVLDRLFREYPHTLMGASGLDVGLPPGQMGNSEVGHQNLGAGRIVYQDFTRITRAIENGNFFSNSAFSRICETVKKRGSVLHLMGLVSDGGVHSHLDHLKALVTLAADRGLSKVCLHAFLDGRDTPPTSGVGYLRKVESFLREKGVGRFATVMGRYYAMDRDSRWDRVEKAYRTMVEGGSCRTSVEEAVSASYRDGNTDEFVPPMSIVPPGEAPAVIRDGDGIIFFNFRSDRAREITRAFTEETFSGFARKHIDLASFVCMTEYDETFSLPVAFPPHSLKNIFAEVISRQGLRQLRIAETEKYAHVTFFFNGGEEKKYPGEERILIPSPREVATYDEKPEMSAPEVTDAVIRGIKEDAFDVIILNFANGDMVGHTGVYEAAVSAVEAVDRCVGRIFEVLDRKEGTLLITSDHGNCEMMREPGSSEPFTAHTVNPVPLVLTRKGIHLRGNGILADIAPTLLELLGIPQPPEMTGRSLILDENAH; encoded by the coding sequence ATGCCTGAACATCCGGTCAACAGCACGACTCCGCTGATGCTCATGATTCTCGATGGCTGGGGTTACCGGGAATCCACCGACTACAATGCCGTCCGGAAGGCTGAAACGCCGGTACTTGACCGGTTGTTCCGGGAGTATCCCCACACCCTGATGGGGGCCTCCGGCCTTGATGTCGGGCTCCCCCCCGGCCAGATGGGAAATTCCGAGGTCGGTCATCAGAACCTTGGTGCCGGTCGGATCGTCTATCAGGATTTTACAAGGATCACCCGGGCGATTGAAAATGGGAATTTCTTCTCCAATTCCGCTTTTTCCCGGATCTGTGAAACCGTAAAAAAACGGGGTTCGGTCCTTCATCTCATGGGACTGGTGTCGGACGGCGGTGTTCACAGTCATCTTGACCACCTGAAGGCATTGGTCACCCTTGCCGCCGACCGGGGGCTTTCCAAGGTTTGTCTCCATGCCTTCCTCGATGGCCGTGACACCCCCCCCACCAGTGGTGTCGGTTATCTCCGGAAGGTGGAATCCTTTCTGCGGGAAAAGGGCGTCGGACGTTTTGCAACGGTGATGGGGCGCTACTACGCCATGGACCGGGATTCCCGCTGGGACCGGGTCGAGAAGGCCTATCGGACCATGGTGGAGGGCGGTTCCTGCCGGACCTCTGTTGAAGAGGCCGTCTCCGCTTCCTACCGGGATGGGAACACCGACGAATTTGTTCCGCCCATGAGTATCGTTCCTCCGGGTGAAGCTCCCGCCGTCATTCGGGACGGGGACGGGATCATCTTTTTTAACTTCCGCTCCGACCGCGCCCGGGAGATCACCCGGGCTTTCACGGAAGAGACCTTTTCAGGATTCGCTCGGAAGCACATCGATCTTGCGTCTTTTGTCTGCATGACCGAGTATGACGAAACTTTTTCCCTGCCCGTGGCGTTTCCGCCTCATTCCCTGAAGAATATATTTGCCGAGGTGATCAGCCGGCAGGGCCTTCGGCAGCTTCGGATCGCGGAAACGGAGAAGTACGCTCATGTGACCTTCTTCTTCAACGGTGGAGAGGAGAAGAAGTATCCCGGTGAAGAACGGATCCTGATCCCGTCTCCCCGTGAAGTTGCCACCTATGACGAGAAACCGGAGATGAGTGCCCCCGAGGTCACCGATGCCGTGATCCGGGGAATCAAAGAGGATGCCTTCGATGTGATCATTCTCAACTTTGCCAATGGGGATATGGTGGGACATACCGGGGTTTATGAGGCCGCCGTTTCGGCCGTGGAGGCCGTCGACCGTTGTGTCGGCCGGATCTTTGAAGTTCTGGATCGTAAGGAAGGGACGCTCCTGATTACGTCGGATCACGGGAATTGTGAAATGATGCGGGAACCGGGGAGTTCCGAGCCTTTTACGGCCCATACCGTAAACCCGGTGCCGCTGGTTCTCACCCGAAAAGGTATTCATCTTCGAGGAAACGGAATCCTGGCCGATATTGCACCGACCCTGCTGGAACTGCTCGGAATTCCACAGCCTCCCGAAATGACCGGACGGAGTCTGATCCTGGATGAGAACGCGCATTGA
- a CDS encoding GAF domain-containing protein, with translation MMYNQGIRIPWNKKIKEHISSLLEQVGSIASVILQVYYLPTDERLLNSRAVHPAALPAPAASTELRIGSTPLLLVQGYAEDPSRAEQAVRHLHDVLREYLQNQAEIESFSREVLDNYQIINMLYRVADALGNIQDVNRVASIILHQAVAITHAERGSVLLLDKEAKYFHVAAAYGFSRDNLDSETFDVADTLCSKVIESGKPLIVEDIRSHPELSAFSKGNYKTGSFISLPLQTVRGEHEKRILGVLNLSDKLAAESFKSNDLKLLNALTSQAAVVIANAQVLKELTHSEEKLNKTLQELMQTYEDLEKRAVFIDQLNKIALSINATLDLEKLFAKIRDYAKTLTNAEAAVVYCPEDPGTVASPPDRHRLLSESPAVRDLGEDDKTQGFFDRILLSGKPVVLEQPQAEALNLDFGEQGRVHIENLLGVPFVSKGKTIGTIAVVNKRAGERFGEEDQDLLTTLGNQVANAVENAKLIADQKALFLNTIMALAAAVDAKDPYTHNHSRKVAYYAGLIGQEMNLSAEEMGILERTAILHDIGKIAIPESILNKPDRLTREEFEIMKTHPLCGVKIVEHIREMEVILPGMKYHHERYDGQGYPEGLTGDAIPLLARILAVADTYDAITSDRPYRKGPGHEFAVEELKRCSGTQFSPEVVDAFLRTPICRQKAESVMTT, from the coding sequence ATGATGTACAATCAGGGCATACGAATTCCCTGGAACAAGAAAATCAAAGAGCATATCTCGTCCCTTCTTGAACAAGTCGGGTCGATTGCCTCCGTCATTCTGCAGGTTTACTACCTTCCGACCGATGAAAGGCTTCTGAATTCACGGGCCGTTCATCCGGCGGCTCTCCCGGCACCGGCGGCATCAACGGAACTTCGAATCGGGAGTACACCGCTTCTCCTGGTTCAGGGGTACGCGGAGGACCCGTCTCGTGCGGAGCAGGCGGTGCGGCACCTGCATGATGTCCTTCGGGAATATCTTCAGAACCAGGCGGAGATCGAAAGCTTCTCCCGTGAAGTGCTGGACAACTACCAGATCATCAACATGCTTTACCGGGTGGCCGATGCACTGGGGAATATTCAGGACGTGAACCGTGTGGCATCGATTATCCTCCATCAGGCTGTTGCCATCACCCATGCGGAGCGTGGTTCGGTATTGCTCCTGGACAAGGAGGCCAAATATTTTCATGTTGCAGCGGCGTACGGCTTTTCCCGAGATAATCTTGATTCCGAGACCTTTGATGTTGCCGACACTCTCTGTAGCAAGGTGATAGAAAGCGGCAAGCCCCTGATCGTGGAGGACATTCGGAGTCATCCTGAACTCTCTGCTTTTTCCAAAGGGAACTACAAGACCGGATCGTTCATCTCGCTCCCCCTTCAGACGGTGCGGGGGGAGCATGAAAAACGGATTCTGGGGGTCCTAAACCTTTCCGACAAGCTGGCGGCGGAGAGTTTCAAGTCGAATGATCTGAAGCTCCTGAATGCTCTGACGTCGCAGGCCGCCGTGGTGATTGCCAATGCCCAGGTCCTCAAGGAGTTGACCCATTCCGAGGAAAAACTGAATAAGACACTCCAGGAGTTAATGCAGACCTATGAAGATTTGGAAAAACGGGCGGTTTTTATCGACCAGCTCAACAAGATTGCTCTTTCCATTAACGCCACACTTGATCTGGAAAAGCTCTTTGCAAAGATTCGCGATTATGCAAAAACCCTGACCAATGCCGAAGCAGCGGTGGTTTATTGTCCCGAAGATCCCGGGACGGTTGCGTCACCGCCGGATCGGCATCGGCTGCTTTCCGAATCCCCGGCCGTGCGTGATCTTGGGGAGGATGACAAAACGCAGGGGTTCTTCGATAGGATCCTGCTCTCCGGAAAACCGGTCGTCCTGGAGCAGCCTCAGGCAGAGGCACTTAACCTCGATTTCGGAGAACAGGGACGCGTGCATATTGAGAACCTTCTCGGGGTTCCCTTTGTGAGTAAGGGGAAGACGATCGGGACGATTGCCGTGGTAAACAAACGAGCCGGAGAACGGTTCGGCGAGGAGGATCAGGATCTGCTGACGACCCTGGGGAACCAGGTCGCCAATGCCGTGGAAAACGCCAAACTGATTGCCGACCAGAAGGCGCTCTTTCTCAATACCATCATGGCTCTTGCCGCCGCCGTTGATGCCAAGGACCCCTATACACATAACCACTCCCGGAAGGTTGCCTATTATGCCGGGCTTATCGGGCAGGAGATGAATCTGTCCGCCGAGGAAATGGGAATACTGGAGCGGACCGCCATTTTGCATGATATCGGCAAGATCGCCATTCCGGAATCGATTCTGAACAAACCGGATCGGCTCACCCGTGAGGAATTCGAAATTATGAAAACTCATCCCCTTTGCGGGGTAAAGATCGTGGAGCACATCCGGGAGATGGAAGTCATCCTGCCGGGAATGAAGTATCACCATGAACGGTATGACGGGCAAGGATATCCGGAAGGATTGACGGGGGACGCGATCCCCCTGCTGGCCCGTATCCTTGCCGTGGCCGACACCTATGATGCGATTACCTCGGACCGGCCCTACCGAAAGGGGCCGGGCCATGAGTTTGCCGTGGAAGAGTTGAAACGGTGCAGCGGGACGCAGTTTTCGCCGGAGGTGGTGGATGCCTTTTTGCGGACTCCGATCTGTAGGCAGAAGGCCGAAAGTGTCATGACTACTTAA
- a CDS encoding LysM peptidoglycan-binding domain-containing protein: MKRVLRRIMLGTFLVFLCAILGTAATVFGANGRVHNVVKGDTLWDVTQQYLDNPFFWPKVWQYNPQIKNPHLIYPGEEVRIPSPEELANIGTATVSTPKPQIEAPRTVVGRHIVERGLFESAGFILPADQKDWPGAIVSTWEEKTLLVARDVVEINRGKSDGVNEGELFQIIRIGNETVHPKTHKKMGRQVTIQGILKINSVGQKISKATIIKSYNPIRVGDRIRPYHPMPLVGTEDLTTEDKSIGGVIVMNTRGKANLASRDTVYLDVGSKDDVLPGDRFLIYRDGIPFQVSAKNAAGIEPADYPPDIMGELVVLNTMDQTSTAVIVEELYEIKPGDRIKYIPRSLPSIKKYNID, translated from the coding sequence ATGAAAAGAGTACTTCGAAGGATCATGCTGGGGACCTTCCTTGTTTTCCTGTGCGCCATCCTCGGTACTGCAGCCACGGTCTTCGGTGCAAACGGCCGGGTCCACAACGTTGTCAAGGGAGATACCCTGTGGGATGTGACACAGCAGTATCTGGACAATCCTTTTTTTTGGCCGAAAGTTTGGCAGTACAATCCCCAGATCAAAAACCCCCATTTGATTTATCCCGGCGAGGAAGTCCGGATTCCCTCCCCGGAGGAGCTGGCCAACATAGGGACGGCTACGGTTTCCACCCCCAAGCCCCAAATCGAAGCTCCCCGAACAGTCGTCGGCCGGCATATTGTGGAACGAGGTCTCTTTGAGTCGGCCGGTTTTATCCTCCCGGCCGACCAGAAAGATTGGCCGGGAGCCATCGTCTCCACGTGGGAAGAAAAAACCTTGCTCGTCGCACGGGACGTGGTGGAAATAAACCGGGGGAAATCCGACGGGGTCAACGAGGGGGAGCTCTTTCAGATCATTCGAATCGGAAACGAGACTGTCCATCCGAAAACGCATAAGAAAATGGGCAGACAGGTCACGATACAGGGGATCCTGAAAATCAATTCCGTCGGTCAAAAAATTTCCAAGGCAACAATCATCAAGTCTTACAACCCCATCCGGGTGGGAGACAGGATCCGGCCTTACCATCCCATGCCCCTGGTCGGGACCGAGGACCTGACGACGGAAGACAAGAGTATCGGAGGGGTCATCGTCATGAACACCCGGGGCAAAGCAAACCTGGCCTCACGGGATACGGTCTACCTTGATGTAGGATCCAAAGATGACGTCCTTCCCGGAGACCGCTTTCTCATCTACCGTGACGGCATCCCCTTCCAGGTCAGTGCGAAGAATGCCGCCGGGATTGAACCGGCCGATTATCCCCCGGACATTATGGGAGAATTAGTGGTCCTGAACACCATGGACCAGACCTCGACTGCAGTAATTGTGGAAGAACTCTATGAGATCAAACCGGGCGACCGGATCAAGTACATTCCCCGTTCTCTACCTTCAATCAAAAAATACAATATCGACTGA